From Thermococcus barophilus MP:
GCCTTAGTCAAGATTTCTTCTATCCTCTCTATATCGTCCAAGATTTGTGGATCGCATTCGTATAAATCCAAGACAACATGCATTCCAATTGGGTTGTCCACAGTGACTTGGGTCATCACACTCACCCCCCTCCATTCCCGCTTCACCTCCTCACACTTGGATCAGTAAGGGAACATAACCACAGCGGCAACAGCGGCGGCAGGCTTATTCTTCACCGTTATTTCTGCTGCTGCTACTTTGAATTCCTTGAGTTTCCACCCTCTGATTCTAAAGCCTTCTTCCACCATTCTCTTGACCATCTCTGTTGCTTCCTCTTTTGTGCAGTATCCGCTGTACTCATATATGAGCCCTCCTTGGTTCCCCTCACTTATTCCAACACCCAACGCTGCACTTATTGTTGTTCCTGGTTCGTCACTCTCGATGTGAGCATAGACTGTAGGAAGGAGCATTCCAATTGGGATCTCTGGGACTTTCTCAATCCACTCTATATGCGATGGAATAACACTGCTGAGCTTTACAAGATTAACATTTCCAATTCCCATCTTAAGCAGGGCATTATCAAAGGCATTCAGTTTGGTCCCACCTTCAGCACTCGCAGCAAGCATAATCGCTTTTTTTGGAGTTGTCCAGCTCATCTCTCTTTACCCCCAATTTTGACTATTATTAACAACTCAATTCCAATTTTAATAAAAATTACTGGAAAATTTTAAGTTCAATTAAACCATACTTGATGGTTTGCTTATAAGCATTTCGCTTTCAGGCAGAATTTGAAATAACCCATTAATAACCGATCACTCCAAAAATGGTCTAAAATAAGCAGTTAAAAACAAAAACAAACCTTCAAAAATCAGTTTTCATGCTCACATTTCATTATTGTTTATATGGGAGATAATCCTACCAATTGTCGCTGAGACAAAAATACCCATTATGCTGGCAAGGGATGCAAGTGCATACATGTGCTGGCTTAAAACTCCATAGGTATATCCAATTTCTCCAACTAAAAGTCCCAAAACACCAAAGCTGGCAATTCCTGCTCCTCTTGCTAAGGATGTCTTGAGGTCATGCTCCCAAACGAGAACTGTCGTAAGAAGAACCCTAACCAAGTAAATCACCACAAAGAAGTATACAACCTCAAGAGAGAACTCTGTTTCAAAGTTTATTCCCCTCCAAGCGAAGAAAATTGGTGCAAATATTCCGTATGTGACCCCGGATATTATGGTGTAAAGCCTTTCATACTGTTTTGTACCAACTAAGTCGCTGTGCAGGATAAGACCCACCAGAAATGCCCCAATACTGAAATGAAGACCTATCTGTTCGCTGATTAATGCAAGAGATGTTGCAAGAATCATGACTATTCCAAAAACAGCCTCATCGCTTTTCAATCTTCTCAACGCTCGTATTATCCAGACTTTATGCTGAATCCCGATAAAATAGTTTAGTCCAAGCACGGTTCCCAAGAACACTATGTCCTTAACAAACTCAAAAAACAGTTCCATATAGCTTAAATGGTGAAGCTCAAAATTTATCAAGAGGTAAAGAATAACAAGACTTCCAACTTCACTTATAACGGCATATGAAAGTGCAACATGGAGAAAATCGTGGCCAAAGAATCTCGTAAATCTTATTACAATTGGGGCAGATGCGACGGCAAGTATCGATGCCACTATGAGATTGTCCGTAGAAAATCGGTAGTTTGTGAATGGCAGGGTTAGAAATAGCATCACTACATACGTCGCAACATACATTGGCAGGCTCTTTCTCCCTCCAAGGTGAATCTCCTCAGGAGTTAGCTCAAGACCCGCATAGATCATAAGAAAAAATATGCCAAGCTCTGCAAGGAGCGCCATTTCTTCCCTTGGAAGATTCTTTAAAAGCACTCCAAGTAACAATCCTGCACTTATTTCACCAAGAAATCCTGGATATCCTAATCTCTCAAAAATCTCAGCCAGAATCCTTGCCACTGCGATGATTATAAAAACATATCCTATAACATCCACGCGAATCCCCATTTAGTTATAAAGGACATTATTTAAAAATTTTCGGAAAATTTCAAAGGGGTAGAATTAATTTTAGATTCAATGTTAAACTTTCGAACATTAATTCGCAAAGTTTATTATTGTTGTATCCTAACATGCTCTGATGAACCATGAGACACTATGAAATTGTTAGAATAAAAGAAAATGGGAAGGTCGAGATACCATTAGAATTCGCATATGAGATTGGGCTATTGAAGGATGCTTATTTCTTAGTTGAAATTGATACTGATTTAAAAGAACTGCATCTGGAGATGGTTGCCCTTCCTGGCAAGAAGCTTGTTGAAATTGAGCTTGTAGTTGAGGACAAGCCGGGAGTTCTTGCGAAGATAAGCGGAGTTCTCGGGCGAAATCGGGTGAACATTCTCTTCAGTGAAGCAGAGGAACTTGAGGGAATCGGGCTTGCTGCAATTGTAACCGTTGTAGATGTTAGTGAAGCAAAAATCAGCATTGAGGAACTCAAAGATGAACTGGAAAACATTGAGGAAGTGAAAGAGATAACACTAAAAATTCTGGAGTAGCAGGAATAGAGTAAATAACAAGAAAACAGCCATAAAGATGTTTATCTCCTCACCAACGGTTTTTGAAAATCTGTATCTGATGTCTTTTTCGATGATTCCGCTTCTCCTAAGGAGCGCAAAACCCATAACTGCGGAAACGATCAAAACAAAGTCCATATAGTCAATCCTCTGACCGTAATACACTCCAGAAGCTAATACCAACAAAGAGAGCAAAAATGGAGGCATCCTCTGGAGTAAACAGATGTTGGAGTGCTCACGAGACTTCAGGAGATAGTAGTTGAGTTTTGTGAACGCAGCAAGTGTCCCAATGCCTGCGATATAAAGAATGTACCCTAAGGGCTTTTTCATTCCCTCAAGTAAGAGGCTTTTTCCATAAGCCCCCACAAAAGGCGAAACACCACCTATCGCTAAGCTGAGCATAAGAATGCTAAGCATTAAGATTGCGTCTCCTCTATAAGACAGATTTCTTATTTCTTTTGATTTCTGTGCTCTTATCAGCGCCCCGGCACTGAGAAACAGTGCCCCTTTAATGAGAGCGTGAGCAAAGGCATAGTACACACTTCCAAGGATATTTGAAGTCGATACTCCTAATACTACATACCCCACCTGGGAAACCGTGGAGTATGCCAGAAACTTCTTGATATTACTCTCAACAATCATCAGCACAATACCGAAGAATATAGATGCAAATGCCACAACCATAAGAACAGTTAGAAACCTTTTAGTTAAAGGGAGGGAAAGATACAGCAGCAGCATGCCGTAAACCGGGACTTTAACCACAATTCCAGAAAGCAAAGCGGAAACAGGATCCGGAGCTTTTGAATGAGCATCCGGAAGCCAAGAATGTAGGGGAAAAACACCAGCCTTTAACAGCAGTGCGGAAAACGCTATACCTGCTGCAACATCTATCTCTCGAGAGGGCAGTATACTGCCACGGATAAGCTCAGTGTTCAAGTAACCTGTCTTTAGATACATCATTCCAACCGCAAAAACAAAAAGATAAGAGGCAGTGAGGGATAGAATCAGATACTTATATGCTGCTCTTTTGGCACCTTTCTCTTCTGAAATAGCAATTAAGGCAAACGCTGAAACAGATGCAATTTCCATGTAAATGTAATAATTGAAGAGATCCCTTGAGATAAAAGCCCCTAAAAGTCCCGCGTGCATCAGAAGTAAGAGGGAGTATATTTTGCCGTTTTTTCTGTGTTTCGAAAAGTATTCAATAGAGTAAATAGAGACTGCAAAAAACAATATCAGCTCAGCAAGTACAAAATAGACGTTAATGTAATCAAGGGAAACCTGAATCCCAGCTGTTTTTGCATATCTCCCCACAATTTCGTCCAGAGGTATTTTTGCCCTCACCCCAAAGAAAACAATCCACGGTGATACAGCACCTGTTAAGAATAAGAAGCGAGTAATCTTATCCCTAACACCAAGAACATCAAAAAGAGAAACCAAAAATGCAAAAAGCAGAGGGCATGCTACTAAGAGTGGAATCACATCTCATCCCCCCTCATCCTTAAGATAATAGCCAGCGCGAGGGATGTTATTGCAACGTCAACAACAAGAGTTGTGAGCATCAGAGTAGCAGGCAAGGGATCAACAACTGTCTGCTGAGGCATTATTGGAACTTCTCCTCCTTCAACGTATCCCGTTCCTACAAAAAACAACACCAGACCAGTTGATGCAACATTAACCGATAGAACTTGTTTGAT
This genomic window contains:
- a CDS encoding pyruvoyl-dependent arginine decarboxylase, whose translation is MSWTTPKKAIMLAASAEGGTKLNAFDNALLKMGIGNVNLVKLSSVIPSHIEWIEKVPEIPIGMLLPTVYAHIESDEPGTTISAALGVGISEGNQGGLIYEYSGYCTKEEATEMVKRMVEEGFRIRGWKLKEFKVAAAEITVKNKPAAAVAAVVMFPY
- a CDS encoding proton-conducting transporter transmembrane domain-containing protein, which encodes MIPLLVACPLLFAFLVSLFDVLGVRDKITRFLFLTGAVSPWIVFFGVRAKIPLDEIVGRYAKTAGIQVSLDYINVYFVLAELILFFAVSIYSIEYFSKHRKNGKIYSLLLLMHAGLLGAFISRDLFNYYIYMEIASVSAFALIAISEEKGAKRAAYKYLILSLTASYLFVFAVGMMYLKTGYLNTELIRGSILPSREIDVAAGIAFSALLLKAGVFPLHSWLPDAHSKAPDPVSALLSGIVVKVPVYGMLLLYLSLPLTKRFLTVLMVVAFASIFFGIVLMIVESNIKKFLAYSTVSQVGYVVLGVSTSNILGSVYYAFAHALIKGALFLSAGALIRAQKSKEIRNLSYRGDAILMLSILMLSLAIGGVSPFVGAYGKSLLLEGMKKPLGYILYIAGIGTLAAFTKLNYYLLKSREHSNICLLQRMPPFLLSLLVLASGVYYGQRIDYMDFVLIVSAVMGFALLRRSGIIEKDIRYRFSKTVGEEINIFMAVFLLFTLFLLLQNF
- a CDS encoding cation:proton antiporter subunit C — encoded protein: MINAEIAGILIMLIGLYGLMTKKDLIKQVLSVNVASTGLVLFFVGTGYVEGGEVPIMPQQTVVDPLPATLMLTTLVVDVAITSLALAIILRMRGDEM
- a CDS encoding cation:proton antiporter, with product MGIRVDVIGYVFIIIAVARILAEIFERLGYPGFLGEISAGLLLGVLLKNLPREEMALLAELGIFFLMIYAGLELTPEEIHLGGRKSLPMYVATYVVMLFLTLPFTNYRFSTDNLIVASILAVASAPIVIRFTRFFGHDFLHVALSYAVISEVGSLVILYLLINFELHHLSYMELFFEFVKDIVFLGTVLGLNYFIGIQHKVWIIRALRRLKSDEAVFGIVMILATSLALISEQIGLHFSIGAFLVGLILHSDLVGTKQYERLYTIISGVTYGIFAPIFFAWRGINFETEFSLEVVYFFVVIYLVRVLLTTVLVWEHDLKTSLARGAGIASFGVLGLLVGEIGYTYGVLSQHMYALASLASIMGIFVSATIGRIISHINNNEM
- a CDS encoding ACT domain-containing protein → MRHYEIVRIKENGKVEIPLEFAYEIGLLKDAYFLVEIDTDLKELHLEMVALPGKKLVEIELVVEDKPGVLAKISGVLGRNRVNILFSEAEELEGIGLAAIVTVVDVSEAKISIEELKDELENIEEVKEITLKILE